ACTGTTTTTAactactatatatttatacttatATATGGGGTTGtttcaagaataataaaaaattacaaattatttacactttATGGCAAAATATCactaaagaacaaaaactCATATCACTTGATTTTGCCATAAAGCGTAAACAGTATGTCCATTTTGCCATTTTAACTATTCtcctttatatttatatatatttgagaaatagAGTAAAACCGAATTAAAACCGGAACTGCTTTTAACTTAAAGAACAAAACCGaatataaaaccaaaccaaaccgaattattttaaaatcaccaAAACCGAATTTGAAACAGGACTGAATCGCAGAAATACGGTTCGGTTCAATTTGGTTTTGCTGCCAAACCGAACCGAACTGTTTCCACCCCTATGTGAAACTGAATTCTTTTAAACGTGAATCAATAAATACGCAAGCCTTTTCAGTACGACTTTGGTGGTAATGATTCATTTGGACTATTTGATTTCGATTGAAGTGTTTTAGAGTTTCTTCTAATCTTTGAAATTCTTCCATTTACAGTTTTGGGCTAGCTAGTTTTTGATTCATCAAATAAGATCTAAAAACAATGCAGGTTAAGCTCTAGTTTTAGGTCAACTTATATCGATATTAGACAAACATTGAGTTCCGTTACCTAAACATATTGTGGCTTGTTGGCTTAGTGGACAGCGGAGTTGGGCAGACTCACTGATTTCCTCTGGTTGCAGGTTCAATCTGTTTTGGGTATGAAGAAAGTAGGGAAATAATAACATTGAGTTCCGTTTTAGAACCAATTAACTATAGGAGGGACAAGTCATGTATCTTTTAAGCATTGTGATGTCTTCTCATCTTTCCAATGGGAGATCCTTGACGTGATTCCTCAGAACTCGATTCCTCAGAATTCAAGGACAGATGTACGACCTATAGAACAGATCCTGTTCAAGTAAGGTCGTCTCGACGTGCTTCCTCAAGATCTTTAGTCTCACTATTCTTGTCGTAGCCCAATTCTGAACTATATCTCATTCGGATTTTATGGCCTCTGATTCCATTAAATAAACATAGGATTCCATTTCAAAACCAACTGGTAACGAAAGGAATTAATGaatcttttaaagattttgaGGTGTCTCCATCTTTTTAATGTAGAAAATTCAATGTTGATAAACTTTTAAGAGGGTGTTTTGGGGTAAGGAGTAGAATATTGAGGAGTAAGGAGTTACGAAGGAGGGAGTTGTGAACTTTTGGGGCCAATTGTtgataagatataaaatttatgtctTTTAGTAGTAGGACTAGGACCCATTGGCCACCAACTCCTTGGGCCAAATAAGTAATGGAGTTCACAACTTCTATTTCCATACTCCTACTGTCctactttttaactttatggGCCAAACATACCCTAAATTAATTCCCACTATTAGTTTAACTTTaacttttccaaaataaagTTAGAAAAGTTAGTCTGTATTAGCCTTCTCtctataaattttggaaaattttggaacATATTCATATTGTGTCTTTCTTGAATGGAagttactattattattaatttgtttttattaaattttataaaaattaaagttaagtCATCAATACAAACTAATTTgaagatttattgaaagtagatgagtaaaatgagattttaagcttatatataaatttgtttatttctcaTGGGCTACAGAAACTTTATAGAATTGGTATTTCACATCCAAATATAATCTTTAAGAGATCAAAATATTCTCTTCAACTAAGGGGCTGCCTaggataaatttgaaagttcaaggaCAAATATAGGATTCAAACATTATTTGTACGAACAAGATCATGTGTAACCCATTGTAACTTATCTCTTCTGGAAGTGAATTAACTGATTCACAATAATGCTAAGGTGTGGTTCACAGTGTCGTCTTGTGAAGTTGATGCACGTAGATTAACTATTAGGACGTGAAGGTGACATAGACATGTCAATAATGGAAAAGACAAAATCAGGTCAATATAGATATTATGCTaatgtctttttgttttccataTATTACTGACCCATATTTTCTTGGTTAATATATTCTTTAGTTACTTacgttttgttattttttcactATAGTtccttatttttttacatgttTCAGTTGTACCCTTTTCGTTGGTAAATATAAAGATTGGTTGATGATAAACTAGTATGACAAAATTCTTTGTGAATCGAggaggaaaggaaaaaggtttaatttatttccttCTCCAAATTTCATAGTAGTTAGCAAGAaattaacttcttttcttctaatttgcTTTATCATGCCATGTAAACTTTCCATCaactgattttatttttcacaaatgGAAAGGGTATGAAAAGTGTTAATGAGGGGCCAggatgaaaggaaaaaaagaccCAAAAATTGGGgacaaacatatattttatttttaacttatgtCATGTACCAATATTCAGAGATCACCAACATAAAGGTCATCTTATGATTGCAGCTCAATTAGGATATAGTCCATCTGGCACTGCCTCATCAGGCAAGTTTGTTCCTGTTTCAAGAAGAGTATATAAAGTGCTGAaggaatataaaaaaaaacttattgattttgaaatctttAATCAGAGCCTTGAGGATTGGATTGTGGAGAATACTTCATGCCATTCTGCAGACGAGGAACCAAATTTTCCTTCACCATTTCCAATTGATGAAATTCACGAGTTTGACCTGGCTCTTGAAGGAGTTTTGTTTCAGCAACTGTTCCGTATGCCATGTTCACCCTTCTCCGATGATCTAATTGAAGATGAGTTCCTTGCACTTGAAGACTTCTTTCATGCTATTATCAACGGTTTATGGCGCACATTTTGGCATAAGAGTAGACCATTGCCGTTCTTTGTATCCTGCCCCCGTAACTTGGGATCAAAATTCTATACTGTGGAAAAGGCAATATCAAGGGGAAAGGTGGGAGAACTACAAGGCTTGGGCTTGATTTCTAGAGCTGGAGATGAGCTGCACGCACGTTGGGATCAAGTGGTGCAGTTTGCTTTATTCAAGCCTAGCATACTATCAGAAGACGGGCTGAAGTTATCAGCTCGTGTTGTTTGTGAAGCTCTCTTTTACGGTTTACATTTACTTATTTCAAGGAGTTTAAGCAAAATCAGTACTATCAGAAACTATgattctgtttttgttttgatattggATTCAAAATATGGTGGTGTAATAAAACTCGGTGGAGATCTTAGCCAACTTGACATTAACTCAGCTAACCCATACCAATCTGCAGTTGACTGGATGAGAAATTATGCTGAAGTATGTGTTTCACCAGTCGATCGTATATGGAACAAGCTTGGAAATGCAAACTGGAGAGACTTGGGAACTTTACAAATCCTTTTGGCAACTTTCTACTCCATAATCCAGTGGCATGGTCTGCCAAGGCATTCGATTACATCTGTAGCTTCAGACCATGGTTTGCGGTTACAGAAGCGTTGGATGGAGTGTCGAGTTTcggaaaatgaaaatacagTAGTTCCTTTTGAACAGTCTAATGGTCATGCTGGAGAGATTGTTGAACTCGAGCAGATGGATATCCATGTGTACAAGAACCAAGCATCACGTTTGAAGCTTCGTCCTGGGGAAATACTCATAGTTGATGATCAAAGACAAGGACAGAAAAGCTTTCAGGTGCAGGGATCCTTGGTAGGTGTTATTAACCGTTGTCTATACACTGCTGTTTCGATCGATCATCCTGCAGAGTTGTTGACACTTTACGTCGGAGCACATGTGTCGAATCTCGAGCAGTCCTGGGAAGATATGAGTCTTTGGTATCAGGTACAGAGACAAACAAAAGTACTGAACATCTTAAAGTCACAAGGAATTTCTAGCAAATATTTACCTGAAATAATTGCCTCTGGCCGAATCTTACATAATGGTCCCTGTAAGAAGGAGACCCCAGGGGGACGATGTGATCATCCCTGGTGTGGGACGCCGGTGCTTTTGACATCACCAGTTGGAGAGCAGCTTTCGTGGATAGTTGCTCGGGATGGCCGTTTCTCTTCAGAAGAGGCACTTCGTTGTTGCAGGGACTGTCTAGCTGCTCTAAGAAGTGCATCTCTAGCTAGTGTCCAACATGGTGATATCTGCCCTGAGAATATAATACGTGTTAGTGTGCACGAATCAAGAAGTAGTTACTCATACATTCCGATATCTTGGGGACGTGCTGTTTTAGAAGACCGGGATAGCCCAGCTGtgaatttacaattttcatCCTCCCATGCTCTCCAGCATGGGAAACTTTGTCCATCCTCAGATGCTGAGAGCCTCATTTATCTCCTCTATTTTATTTGCGGCGGATCAATGGAGCAACAAGACTCCATAGAATCTGCATTGCAATGGAGGGAAACCAGCTGGGCAAAGCGAATAATTCAGCAGGAGTTGGGCGAGGTTTCAGCCCTGTTGAAAGCATTTGCTGATTATGTGGATAGCCTTTGTGGAACACCATACACAGTCGACTACGAAATATGGTTGAAGAGATTGAGCAAGGCAGTTGATGGGTCGTCGGATAGAGGCAAATCAGTTGACGAGGTTGATATAACATCAAAGTTGGAAGATGTGGCTGAGTCTTCAGGAATATCAGGAGCTGGTGCTTAAGTTACATCCTGTTGGTTGAGGCTGATGAATTCAGGTTGTTTATTACATTACATTGCTAAGGTTTGAGTGGggattcatttttttcttcttttctttaaaaaaaatgagagatgAAATGTATGAATTTTACCATATTCCTCCTCCTGAAGAATATGATTTTGTGAAGTAGGCTGCCATTGCAATTGTTTGTTACCACTGTAAATGCACAACGTATGctcaaaatttatgaaatcatgtttatgtttgtttttattggcTCTCTGATTGATTTAAATGTTCTTATGGTTTGAGTAAGGTGTTTTAGTAATTAATGTTATGGAGTAATTATCACTTTTTCTTGaatagaaattatattattaagttTCTTCTCTACCTAATTTTGTCCTCCAAGTTAcgtgaaagaattgaaatattCTCCTTAAGTGAAATATTGAGATTCtgattttatgaaaacattgATATCAGAtggagatttttaaaaaattaagaaaaaaaagtgaaaattgttataattatttgaaaaagttgtaaaaattgttataattatttgaaaaagttgtaaaaattgttataattagtTAATGAAACTTTGTTCGTAGTTGGATTAGAAtatgatcattttttaattatttctatcAAGTAAGACAACAATTAAATGATTGTAAAATATACGTGCAAATGTTGGTGTGAgatcaaaaattaaaaaagcaaaaagaaaaaataactacgaattaatataaaatattaaaaattaagtataaaattaaaatatataaaatatcactATTCCATATCAAtcactatcaataataaaatttattatttttaaatatctctataaaataattcaaaatgatttttttttctttataaaatgacttaaatataaaaatgaaaaatcatacAATTAAACtaacataacaaaatataataataagagtagaaaaatcataacattAAAGAGAACAAACATCATggaagagagaaggaaaaaaaaatctacaacAAAATGATGTTAATATTagagataattaaaatttgaggtGAAATGACGTGGAAAATCGATAGaagatatttgaattaaaatttgaggcttcttgaaaataacaattttgtatcGTTAAAAATTTTTCGTTCAAGCTAGAAATGCTAAtcgctaaaaaaaaaatctctaaatttcaaaatttcgaTGGAATTATAGAAATATCGATGCAAAtctcaaaatcttaaaattcCTTCCCTACCGAAATTGTAATGTTTCAAGATTTCgaccaaaattttgaactatAGTTACCGTGAGTTA
This is a stretch of genomic DNA from Cucumis sativus cultivar 9930 chromosome 4, Cucumber_9930_V3, whole genome shotgun sequence. It encodes these proteins:
- the LOC101220220 gene encoding uncharacterized protein LOC101220220 isoform X2, encoding MTKFFVNRGGKEKAQLGYSPSGTASSGKFVPVSRRVYKVLKEYKKKLIDFEIFNQSLEDWIVENTSCHSADEEPNFPSPFPIDEIHEFDLALEGVLFQQLFRMPCSPFSDDLIEDEFLALEDFFHAIINGLWRTFWHKSRPLPFFVSCPRNLGSKFYTVEKAISRGKVGELQGLGLISRAGDELHARWDQVVQFALFKPSILSEDGLKLSARVVCEALFYGLHLLISRSLSKISTIRNYDSVFVLILDSKYGGVIKLGGDLSQLDINSANPYQSAVDWMRNYAEVCVSPVDRIWNKLGNANWRDLGTLQILLATFYSIIQWHGLPRHSITSVASDHGLRLQKRWMECRVSENENTVVPFEQSNGHAGEIVELEQMDIHVYKNQASRLKLRPGEILIVDDQRQGQKSFQVQGSLVGVINRCLYTAVSIDHPAELLTLYVGAHVSNLEQSWEDMSLWYQVQRQTKVLNILKSQGISSKYLPEIIASGRILHNGPCKKETPGGRCDHPWCGTPVLLTSPVGEQLSWIVARDGRFSSEEALRCCRDCLAALRSASLASVQHGDICPENIIRVSVHESRSSYSYIPISWGRAVLEDRDSPAVNLQFSSSHALQHGKLCPSSDAESLIYLLYFICGGSMEQQDSIESALQWRETSWAKRIIQQELGEVSALLKAFADYVDSLCGTPYTVDYEIWLKRLSKAVDGSSDRGKSVDEVDITSKLEDVAESSGISGAGA
- the LOC101220220 gene encoding uncharacterized protein LOC101220220 isoform X4, which encodes MIAAQLGYSPSGTASSGKFVPVSRRVYKVLKEYKKKLIDFEIFNQSLEDWIVENTSCHSADEEPNFPSPFPIDEIHEFDLALEGVLFQQLFRMPCSPFSDDLIEDEFLALEDFFHAIINGLWRTFWHKSRPLPFFVSCPRNLGSKFYTVEKAISRGKVGELQGLGLISRAGDELHARWDQVVQFALFKPSILSEDGLKLSARVVCEALFYGLHLLISRSLSKISTIRNYDSVFVLILDSKYGGVIKLGGDLSQLDINSANPYQSAVDWMRNYAEVCVSPVDRIWNKLGNANWRDLGTLQILLATFYSIIQWHGLPRHSITSVASDHGLRLQKRWMECRVSENENTVVPFEQSNGHAGEIVELEQMDIHVYKNQASRLKLRPGEILIVDDQRQGQKSFQVQGSLVGVINRCLYTAVSIDHPAELLTLYVGAHVSNLEQSWEDMSLWYQVQRQTKVLNILKSQGISSKYLPEIIASGRILHNGPCKKETPGGRCDHPWCGTPVLLTSPVGEQLSWIVARDGRFSSEEALRCCRDCLAALRSASLASVQHGDICPENIIRVSVHESRSSYSYIPISWGRAVLEDRDSPAVNLQFSSSHALQHGKLCPSSDAESLIYLLYFICGGSMEQQDSIESALQWRETSWAKRIIQQELGEVSALLKAFADYVDSLCGTPYTVDYEIWLKRLSKAVDGSSDRGKSVDEVDITSKLEDVAESSGISGAGA
- the LOC101220220 gene encoding uncharacterized protein LOC101220220 isoform X1, whose product is MKQGIGRGDLDTSPVQSLDGSFRKFISGFLQNGVDLSPAQSLDESFRKSHSAQLGYSPSGTASSGKFVPVSRRVYKVLKEYKKKLIDFEIFNQSLEDWIVENTSCHSADEEPNFPSPFPIDEIHEFDLALEGVLFQQLFRMPCSPFSDDLIEDEFLALEDFFHAIINGLWRTFWHKSRPLPFFVSCPRNLGSKFYTVEKAISRGKVGELQGLGLISRAGDELHARWDQVVQFALFKPSILSEDGLKLSARVVCEALFYGLHLLISRSLSKISTIRNYDSVFVLILDSKYGGVIKLGGDLSQLDINSANPYQSAVDWMRNYAEVCVSPVDRIWNKLGNANWRDLGTLQILLATFYSIIQWHGLPRHSITSVASDHGLRLQKRWMECRVSENENTVVPFEQSNGHAGEIVELEQMDIHVYKNQASRLKLRPGEILIVDDQRQGQKSFQVQGSLVGVINRCLYTAVSIDHPAELLTLYVGAHVSNLEQSWEDMSLWYQVQRQTKVLNILKSQGISSKYLPEIIASGRILHNGPCKKETPGGRCDHPWCGTPVLLTSPVGEQLSWIVARDGRFSSEEALRCCRDCLAALRSASLASVQHGDICPENIIRVSVHESRSSYSYIPISWGRAVLEDRDSPAVNLQFSSSHALQHGKLCPSSDAESLIYLLYFICGGSMEQQDSIESALQWRETSWAKRIIQQELGEVSALLKAFADYVDSLCGTPYTVDYEIWLKRLSKAVDGSSDRGKSVDEVDITSKLEDVAESSGISGAGA
- the LOC101220220 gene encoding uncharacterized protein LOC101220220 isoform X6, whose product is MPCSPFSDDLIEDEFLALEDFFHAIINGLWRTFWHKSRPLPFFVSCPRNLGSKFYTVEKAISRGKVGELQGLGLISRAGDELHARWDQVVQFALFKPSILSEDGLKLSARVVCEALFYGLHLLISRSLSKISTIRNYDSVFVLILDSKYGGVIKLGGDLSQLDINSANPYQSAVDWMRNYAEVCVSPVDRIWNKLGNANWRDLGTLQILLATFYSIIQWHGLPRHSITSVASDHGLRLQKRWMECRVSENENTVVPFEQSNGHAGEIVELEQMDIHVYKNQASRLKLRPGEILIVDDQRQGQKSFQVQGSLVGVINRCLYTAVSIDHPAELLTLYVGAHVSNLEQSWEDMSLWYQVQRQTKVLNILKSQGISSKYLPEIIASGRILHNGPCKKETPGGRCDHPWCGTPVLLTSPVGEQLSWIVARDGRFSSEEALRCCRDCLAALRSASLASVQHGDICPENIIRVSVHESRSSYSYIPISWGRAVLEDRDSPAVNLQFSSSHALQHGKLCPSSDAESLIYLLYFICGGSMEQQDSIESALQWRETSWAKRIIQQELGEVSALLKAFADYVDSLCGTPYTVDYEIWLKRLSKAVDGSSDRGKSVDEVDITSKLEDVAESSGISGAGA
- the LOC101220220 gene encoding uncharacterized protein LOC101220220 isoform X5, whose amino-acid sequence is MKVFENHTQSLEDWIVENTSCHSADEEPNFPSPFPIDEIHEFDLALEGVLFQQLFRMPCSPFSDDLIEDEFLALEDFFHAIINGLWRTFWHKSRPLPFFVSCPRNLGSKFYTVEKAISRGKVGELQGLGLISRAGDELHARWDQVVQFALFKPSILSEDGLKLSARVVCEALFYGLHLLISRSLSKISTIRNYDSVFVLILDSKYGGVIKLGGDLSQLDINSANPYQSAVDWMRNYAEVCVSPVDRIWNKLGNANWRDLGTLQILLATFYSIIQWHGLPRHSITSVASDHGLRLQKRWMECRVSENENTVVPFEQSNGHAGEIVELEQMDIHVYKNQASRLKLRPGEILIVDDQRQGQKSFQVQGSLVGVINRCLYTAVSIDHPAELLTLYVGAHVSNLEQSWEDMSLWYQVQRQTKVLNILKSQGISSKYLPEIIASGRILHNGPCKKETPGGRCDHPWCGTPVLLTSPVGEQLSWIVARDGRFSSEEALRCCRDCLAALRSASLASVQHGDICPENIIRVSVHESRSSYSYIPISWGRAVLEDRDSPAVNLQFSSSHALQHGKLCPSSDAESLIYLLYFICGGSMEQQDSIESALQWRETSWAKRIIQQELGEVSALLKAFADYVDSLCGTPYTVDYEIWLKRLSKAVDGSSDRGKSVDEVDITSKLEDVAESSGISGAGA
- the LOC101220220 gene encoding uncharacterized protein LOC101220220 isoform X3: MSIMEKTKSAQLGYSPSGTASSGKFVPVSRRVYKVLKEYKKKLIDFEIFNQSLEDWIVENTSCHSADEEPNFPSPFPIDEIHEFDLALEGVLFQQLFRMPCSPFSDDLIEDEFLALEDFFHAIINGLWRTFWHKSRPLPFFVSCPRNLGSKFYTVEKAISRGKVGELQGLGLISRAGDELHARWDQVVQFALFKPSILSEDGLKLSARVVCEALFYGLHLLISRSLSKISTIRNYDSVFVLILDSKYGGVIKLGGDLSQLDINSANPYQSAVDWMRNYAEVCVSPVDRIWNKLGNANWRDLGTLQILLATFYSIIQWHGLPRHSITSVASDHGLRLQKRWMECRVSENENTVVPFEQSNGHAGEIVELEQMDIHVYKNQASRLKLRPGEILIVDDQRQGQKSFQVQGSLVGVINRCLYTAVSIDHPAELLTLYVGAHVSNLEQSWEDMSLWYQVQRQTKVLNILKSQGISSKYLPEIIASGRILHNGPCKKETPGGRCDHPWCGTPVLLTSPVGEQLSWIVARDGRFSSEEALRCCRDCLAALRSASLASVQHGDICPENIIRVSVHESRSSYSYIPISWGRAVLEDRDSPAVNLQFSSSHALQHGKLCPSSDAESLIYLLYFICGGSMEQQDSIESALQWRETSWAKRIIQQELGEVSALLKAFADYVDSLCGTPYTVDYEIWLKRLSKAVDGSSDRGKSVDEVDITSKLEDVAESSGISGAGA